The Syngnathus acus chromosome 12, fSynAcu1.2, whole genome shotgun sequence genome contains the following window.
AGCTAAGGTCAATTGAAAATGCTAAAAGCATCGGTGTCAAACCTGAGGCACGAGGGCCAGATTCGGTCCGCCACATCATTGATCGTGGCCCATGAAAGCAAATCATGTGCATCAACTTTAAATTGGCAAAATGCCAAAAATCAGCCCAAAAAACACTCCAGCACAGGGCCAACCCTAATGAGGGCAAactatagaaaataaaatggccgGCTTTATAATGAGACTGTTCAGTGTGAGGTTTGTTGCCAGAGAAAACAGATTGAAGGTggtcataaaaatgaaataaaacaaaatcccaCTGGACACAAGCAGATTAATGTGAAATTCATCATTTATATGCACAGAGGCGCAATAGAGTGCACAAGCGTGTGGCTAAAATGCTCAAAGCTAATCCAATCCACCAATTCCGCTCCCTCTCTCATTCTCTTCCTCGCTTCGCGGCTCTAAAGTGGCCAACTCAACTCTGctgcatgacaaaaaaagaacacaagaGCTTTCACTTCTTCCTTTCATCCCCTCGACCCAAATGTGGAGATGGAAGTATCTTGTAACCATCAGACCCAAAACCTCCAAGGGTTGTTTGATTGGGTATTTTATgagggggagggaaaaaatcaTCTGTGGACGGGATGATGAAGGATTGGTGGGGCGATAACGTCTGGTCAGACAAGGGCCCCTCTTGTCCCCTCGGTCTGATGAGTCAAGCTCCGGAGGGGACGCCGGGCCAGCTCTGAGTCAAAGCTTATTCAAATAAGCCACTGCAGCGTCACTAAAAAGTCCAAACAGGTCGAGACAATCGCTCGCAATCTGACGAGAACTCAGAAAAAACAAGCGGGGGGGAAAAACTAAACAGTTTGGAAAcattaatcacatttttttttccctccggCTCAATATTACGATTTAACGTGATTCTTTTTTGAAGTCCtcttcatgtatttttttttaaccaacacAAAGATAAGCATTAGTCTGTCATTGCTGATGCTGATGAGGGAAAATTCGGAGGATTTTTATTGAAACCAGCTGCAGCAAGTCTATTCGATAAACTTTTAGTATGCAGCTCAAGGGCACGGCTAACATATAAAACCTCCAAACTCAGCATAAATCCTGAAGAAAAACTCGTGCATATTAGCTTGAACAGGCGGTCATGGTGTCATTGTTCATTTCACTCAAgcgtgatgatgtcacaacTTATTTCCTTGCGCCGCCATCCGTTGATTCGCTCACGTCGAGCGATGTACACGCCTCCAACGTAACAATGCGGGAATTCGGAAACCAAATTGGACCTTGACTGCCTCGTGGGGAAGCAAAGGATCTGTCGTCTAATTTGCCGTGAAATTAATTAGAAAAATCTACAATGCATTTCatgaaaaattaattaaatgaagAATTGTGGAAATTGCCAGTAATTATTATGTTGGCAATTTAACTAAAATCTActagaaaagaagaaaatgaattaacaggaaataataaaaaagatttttttaaattgaattaaaaagtaATATAAAAATCACAATCAATGTACTGCAGCTTAaataaaattttcaaaaataaataaaaaataaaaacaaataaaataagaaataaaaaaaaaataaaaaataaaaaaagatatattagTACATTTTAATGCTAAGCATTCCAAGTCGCGACGTAAATGGTATGTACTGCCATCGCAGCCCACTCCATAACCCAACACACATACAAGGCGTCTTTTTTTGCCCTCGCCGTGAGCCAAAAGCCAGTAAAAGTTGCCATTGTTGCCACTTTGCTTGGCTTGCCCTCAAATAGTTAAATGCTGCATGGTCAGATTTAATGTGATACATCATGGCAGCACACTCACCACACTGTGTCTAGtgcatgtgaatgtgtgtgcacTATTTTATTCCTCCTTTCCATCTCTACCGATTGGGTCAACATCTCATGACACAATTAAAGATCAGCACCCTGTATTTCTTTATGCGctctgcgcacacacacacgcacacactcagtTGATGAAGATGTGAGCATcatgccctcctcctcctcctcctcctcctcatgcAACACAAGGAGACTGCATCGAACAGCAGGCAATTGACGCCTCCTGCATGACAGCGGCACAATACACGCTCCCATCTCTgcaggagaggaagaggaggacacacacacacacacacatgtacgtACCTCCTTGACTTGTGCAGGCATGGTGGAACCTCCTTCCGCTCTCCCTTGCAGATTGATGCACGAggtgcctcctcctcctcctcttcctccttcgcTCCTCTGCCTAATTCCTGCCTGTGAGCATGTAAGGCAGTTCAAACATCATccagtgcacacacacaaacgcacacacacacacaccctccctCTCTGCTGCACACCCTCCCTCAGCAGTACACACACTTTGCAGGCAGACGCAAAGGCATGCACACATTTTGTCCAACACAAATGTGGAAGGGGTGGGAGTTAGGGGACCCCACCTCCTccaactccccccccccccccacctcccttcTTGATATGTGCTGCAGTTAATGCGTGCGCTATTAGCAAGGTGCTGAATCCACAGTGTGGAATGGCTCAGGGtgagtgcaaaaaaataactacCCTGCAatctgctcacacacacataggagCAATcaaattcacacacacaattacacatacttacacacacacgaacacacaaGCTTCCCGAAGGGTTCGCAAGCAGATGCAGCTGGCGCCCCGGAGATGCCCGCTCTAGTTTGGTTGCGAGGCAGCGAGGATGAACATGGCAACTTGCATCCATGGAGAGGAAACACAACTTGCACTACGGTCATCCCACGCATCAACCACAATTCACAAACTCActtattcacatttttttctatctgAAATCCCAACATCAAAAGCACTGTCTATCTAGGAATTAAGAGTCAATGCCTTAACAATGGCccactagcttaatgctagcaCAATTGACATGCTAATTGGTTAGCGTTGATAGTTGCGTTTTATAATCAATAGAGGCATATATTGTTTATCCCCTGTGAAAAATTGCAAGCATCGTACGGAGTTACTTAAAATACAAGAAGTGCTATTCTTCTGTTAGTGTCTGCAGAATTTGCATAATACTGCCTCCAGTATCttctttagtttttttctcatcaaaaaaagcaaactcaGTCAAACATGCCTGTTTAGAGCAAGAGACAAGGCGTACCAAAACTTTTGTCAATATGATCTCACAAATTAATCACAAATGAGCATTTCTTATATGCGCAGTGGAAAGTTACCACTGGAATTTGTCCGAtttgtgaaaagaaatgttttgcacGCCTCCCCAATCCTTAAAAAAGATGAAGGACATGTCAAGCTCAATCTATATTTGCTGTAGTTCTTTGTGATTCAGGGCCAAGCAGACTCCTTTTTACATGCACAAATGTGTCTATTGCTTCTGatgctttttcttctcctttcaCTGGAATGACAAAACACGGATAATTGCGTGCAATTTGTCTTTAGTGTCTCACACTCGGCATTGTGCTTATCAtcatcaaaacacatttatttgaacagAAGAAAAGCACATTAGAATTTGATGGCGGGCAGAGGCCCTCACCATTAAAATGCTACATTTCTTTTCCAATTTTCCACACTGCGGTATAGCCATTCACTATCAATATTTATCATGATAaaaactttgaaataaaatataaacatacTCACCATGCAGAGATGCTGACGCAGATGAAGCAGGCCTCCACTCTTAGTGGAAACTAGCTGTAAACATGCTGCTCTGAAAGTACCCCAAAATTCTATTTCCGTGTTGAAACAAACAATTCAGCAACGTTGCTGGTTAACCTAGCCTTATAAAGTCAACTTTTTCTCGAAAAGTATTGAAACGAATcaaattcatcatcatcatcaaaagtATACCTTGAATATGAATGCGCGCATTCAACCAATCAGCGCTATTTAAccgaaccaatcagaggatgtaaaaatgctgacgtcactctACGCTattaaaaataagaacaaagaTATCAAATGAAGTGAAAGTGCAAAAGTGAATGGAACTATATAGCAATGGCGTTATTAATCCATGTGTATCATATCCAACATATTTATCTGTATATTATTTGTgtatataaaatatgaatCTTTTCTCATTATGTGTCAGCCGAGTGTAACAAGTGCACGATGACAATCTGCCAGCGAATAACTGCAACATCAGAGCGCATATCGTCACTTTAATGGCGATGAAAAGCCCACACAGACTCCGCAGGGTCTTTctcattcttttctttcctgtgGACCCAGTGTAGATTTTTGTCCTAATTaaaccaacacacacatacgcacaatGCCCTTGctctgctgtgctgtgctcaGGCTGGCATGAACAACTGAGGCTGACTCCagttaacacacacatacacacaacaaTCAGCGAGTGTGCACTTTCATATGAGGCCACTGCTGCATATTAACACTGCAGAAGGTCACACTTGGCTTGAATACACCAAAAAGTCCCACTGTATATTTTAGTAGGTCGGAAAAATGTGACTGGTATATTGAATCTTAATTGCTTTGATTTGTCGCATCCAAGCGTGTTTTTAATGCAGCTTTGTGTTGTCTGATGGGGGAAGAGGGGAGATGCAGGGAAATGACAATCAAGCATATCAATGAGCCCTGAGCAAAGCAGTCAGCCGCCCAAATCTAGGTCAGCGAGCGGTATCTACACACTTTTTAGTGGGGGGACTTGTTACAGGAGGAAAAtcaaaggtgtttttttttttaaggagtCAAATGTTACTATATTGAGGATTGGTGAGATTGGAAATAGCCTACTTTTAGTTGAGCTCACTGCAGCCTTCACTTACAGTGTATTTATGTCGAATATTTAAACTCAcaattcaaagcaaaaaaaaaaaggtcatctGAGCGGCGGCTTGAGtcctaaaacaacaaaagtcatttatgttttcttaatttctttttttttgtttaccatTTTCTTCAATACTTTCTGGCTGAATAGACGCTGCACGACCTTCCCTCAAATGTCCACAAGAGGGAACCAAATGCCAACTTCTAAAACTGCAACAATAGCATTACGAATAGAAAaagatatattatttatacaattgGAATTTCATTGAGTATAAATTGAAATtctgtattttaattttaacttTATCAGGTCAATCTTAGAGCCAATAGGAAAGATGAATCATAATTTCAACATAATGGTGATCATTTTTGATCGACTGCATTTAAACtctgaaaacatgaaaaataaaacaaaaaatgagagTTGcataatttttattattcatataaaCAACTATCAAATTCTATGAATTGGGAGACAACAAAAAGGCAATATcaaaacacataaaaaaaagattgtattCTCTCTGTATTAGAGACTCGCGCagtaatgttttttgtttttttttggcccaGCAATTCATCTTTTTACCATCAAAGTTCTGAGTTAAGTTCCTTCAATGCTCATTAACTACCAAGAGACTCCATATTCTCAGTTCCAGCGGGATACCAGAAAGATCGAGACACGGCCGTGGAGCCTTTTTCTGCGAGACTCCAATAAAAGGTCGACCCCCACCTCCAGGATTCTTATACTCTTGGCCTCCCACCCACAAGGGAGCAGACTGTATGTGGCTCTACGGCCTTAAGGATGTCATAGATAAGAAGATGCCCAGCCAGGAGGAAAGGTCACAGTGACAGAACGGCCTAGCTCAATTCCCCAACCTAATTATTAAGAGCCCTAATCTAACACTGACAAATGATGATATATTTTCTTCACTCACAAACACTGCACGGATTATTCCTTGACAACATTAGAAGCAGTTTTACTCACGAGTCCTTCCCCTGAGTGGAGGTGGTGAGCGAGGAGCGTTTGGCCGTCCCGTAGAGTGCGTAAGGAGGCGTGGAGGAGGTGGGTAAACGGGGCAGAGTGCAtgtggagggaggggcgggcgGTCTTTCGGAGGGCGGGTACCCAGCTGAGGAGCGCGGTTTGGGTCCTCGGGCGAGCGATGATGTAGACGATGCGGAGCGGGGCGACGTCCTGGGGCCGTACCCAGGATGCCCCGGGCTCATCAGgaactcccgggagccgtatACCGGTGGGGTGGGTCCCCGGGCGCTCTGAGGCTGCCCGGGATCCAGCGGTAGACTCCGCCGGCAGGGGATGTCGTAGACGCCGGCATCCGGTCCGTACAAAGCTTGGGATCGGACTTGCAGGCGCAGCATCCGCTCTCTCTCCTCCATCTCACGCCTTTCATGAATGGACGCCATGAGTGCCTTAGAGAGGCCATCGATTCGGGACGACATGGCAGGGGCGGTGACAGTCCCGTCCCTGAGGCTGTCTCGGAGACTTTGGGTTTTCAGGGGCAGACTCGCCGGGCTGAGATCCCTGGAGATGAGGCCCTGGAAAGCTGGCGAAGGCTCTCTTTGGATGAACCCCGGGAATGAAGGGGAGGGGTCTCTGGATGAGAGACCGTGCTGAGAAGGCGACGGTTCTCTGGGTTGAGGGGAAAGTTGGGCCACACCCACAAAGACTGGACTATACGAGTGAGGGCCGCGCTGCACTGCCCCGACGTCGGCACCCAGGCTCATAAAGTAGCCCACCGCGGGGGGCCCTCTGTGGGGGCGACACTGGGGGTCCACAGTCGCGATGAGGTTGTCATAGGAGCCGCCCGCTGTGCCAGCGTTATGATTAGCCTGCGACTTGGCGCTCGCGTGCCGGCCGCCCTGTTTGAGGCTGAGTGAGCGCGAACTGAGCGTCATGGCCCCAGAGAGGGTGGCAGCCTGCAAGGGGGGCAAGGAAGGGGGCAAAGCTCCCCTGGAAGGGCTTCCGTTGGTGTTCAAGCGGAGGTCAGGACCTTTGCTGTCTCCCGGAGCCTCTGAGATCTTCAGTAGCTACACGTTGAGATTGGAAATATTGCTAAGATTGCAACCATACAGAGTTAGAACCAATCCCAGCTGATGTTTGGAGGAGAGGATCAAAAAAGAACTCAAACTAAAAAGGTGGGTCAAATGAGTAACCcataaaacaagacaaaaataggGATTGTAACATCTCCACTGCCAAAGACAGCTGGGATTGGCTCTAGTTTATTCGCAACACTGATGAGGATAAGCGGGACAGAAAATGGACAAACCTGCTCCGGAGGAATGGGCGACGATCCTCGGGAAATGGCCTCCAGGACTGGTCGCAGCTGAGGCACAGTGGGAATGGAGACGGGGATGATGGCTTTGGTGTGCAGGACCATCTctgaagaaaggaaaaaaaaatatatatgaacaGGAATGTACAGCACAAAAGGCCTTGCTGACTTTGTACCTTCCATGACGGCGAGGTGACTTTTCAGCAACCCGTGTTCTGGTTTAGGCGGCAAAGGGGGCGGACTTTTCTGTGTTTCCGGTCCGGCGGAGGCTCGGCTGTGTTTGCCGTTGTCGCTCACTTTGACGGACAGCTGCCTGTCGAGCTCTGGTCTCAGGAAGGGAGGCTGAATGTGAATCACAGACTTTTTGCGAGGCCTGGCTGAGTACCTGGAGATCAAAACGGTCCTTGCTATAGTCTCGCTATATAATATTGTGAGATTTTGAGTGTGGTACCTTGGAGAGATGGGACTGCACACCAGGTACTCCAAATTGTTACAGCAACCTCGCGTGAACGGATTTGGTCCTCCATGAAACTTCCCGGTGACCTGTGGAAACATCAAAAGCACAAATGAGCTTCTCAGAACTAACGTTGTTGCCTATATTTTGGACACTGTCGTCTAAATCAGGCTTTAGTTCCACTTCGGACATATAGGGGGCAGTCCACTATTGTACTCAGCACTTCTAGTCCATATTTAAATAGCTGCCTACATAACAATAAGGGCTGACTTGTTCATTGGTGGTGCGTCCCCGTGACACCAGGAATAGATGGAAGCCCGTCAGGCCCAGAACAGGGAGAAGAAACAGGCCCGATATGCTGATCACGACCAAACTGTTTGGACCGCCGttaaggaaaaaaacggtTTAGTGAGGTGAGGCTGAGTTGAGTTGTCCTCCACGTGACAGCGGCAAGGATACGTGACAGTGCAGTGCAGCTTCCACAGCTGGTCCGTGTGGTGCAGCACAAAGACCAGGCCCAGGCTGAACACGCAAACCATGTGACCGGTGAGGGAcaacaggaagaggaagaagtaGCGGTAGTTGCGCCTCCCGATGCAGTTGTTCACCCACGGACAGTGGTGGTCAAAATCCTGCAGTGGATtggaaacaactttttttaatatcaccATCCCACCTCTCTGAGAAATTGAATTTCTAGCCAGGCTCCAAAGTACAAGAGCAAAGGATTAACCTGATTAATGACATCGCtaactctctctctcccctcaTCACGCTCTACCCGTCATTCAAAACAGAAAtactttttattgatttattccctaaaaacaaaatacaagccTACCGtgcctctttaaaaaaaaaaataatgaatcatCGCTACACCACCAGCATCctccattttttgttgtctttcatAGGCCAATCATTAACATACTTGAATATTCCTCATTTCAAAAATGGATTAATCGAATCTGTAGACCGATACATTACGTCGATGAGTGATACGATGCAATACGATAAAATggtgaaaagcaaaaaatcttaataataataataaatacatgactTGACCGACCTCCACGCAGCGATCGCACACGCTGCAATGCGAGCATCGCGGCGGCCTGTAGAAGTGACAGGACGCGCACCACTTCATCCGCACCTGGATACCCCTCACGTCCACGTTCTTGTAAAGAGGCGCCCGGAACTCGTCATCCTTATCTTCATCCTCATTGGCTGCCGGttgccaaaaaaaagacaacgttCAATATATGACACCACATTTGGGTTTTGTATCAGTTTGTTCACAGACCCATCGGAAGAACGCCGGCGTCCATGAATGTCGCCATGGTGAAGTTGGCTAGCACGAAAAGGAAAAGGACGGCGCAGCACGGCGGCACGGCAGGGCAGAAGGTCACTGCTAGCCACGGGCATCTGCAAATtcatataaaaacacaaacaatgttTTAAAGAAGCCTAACATTTCCCCAAAGTAGCAAATTCatacaaaaattaaatatgttttaaagAAACCTAACATTTACCCAAAATGGCAGTTTCAgatcaaaatggccgacttctaATTTGAATAGAAATCAGTTCCCCACAATGTGTTGACAAAAGTGTATCCATCCCCGCTCAGGTTAAGTTTAACTCAACAAAGACTGCGCGAGGATAATCTTTATCCCATTTATTCCCACGGCAGCAGCGGCGGATCCAAAAAGTAATTGTTTACAGTGAAAGCTAAGCGAGTATTAGCGCGTGTTCATCGCTGCTCCCACATCACGGGGATTACCCAGGGACCCTCCGGGCTGCGGCGACACAATTATTTTCACTGCA
Protein-coding sequences here:
- the zdhhc8a gene encoding palmitoyltransferase ZDHHC8B isoform X1, encoding MERTHRIAGSGGGGDSLRASAFIPVCTAACLLVGSTSLFFVFTCPWLAVTFCPAVPPCCAVLFLFVLANFTMATFMDAGVLPMANEDEDKDDEFRAPLYKNVDVRGIQVRMKWCASCHFYRPPRCSHCSVCDRCVEDFDHHCPWVNNCIGRRNYRYFFLFLLSLTGHMVCVFSLGLVFVLHHTDQLWKLHCTVTLVVISISGLFLLPVLGLTGFHLFLVSRGRTTNEQVSPYCYVTGKFHGGPNPFTRGCCNNLEYLVCSPISPRYSARPRKKSVIHIQPPFLRPELDRQLSVKVSDNGKHSRASAGPETQKSPPPLPPKPEHGLLKSHLAVMEEMVLHTKAIIPVSIPTVPQLRPVLEAISRGSSPIPPEQLLKISEAPGDSKGPDLRLNTNGSPSRGALPPSLPPLQAATLSGAMTLSSRSLSLKQGGRHASAKSQANHNAGTAGGSYDNLIATVDPQCRPHRGPPAVGYFMSLGADVGAVQRGPHSYSPVFVGVAQLSPQPREPSPSQHGLSSRDPSPSFPGFIQREPSPAFQGLISRDLSPASLPLKTQSLRDSLRDGTVTAPAMSSRIDGLSKALMASIHERREMEERERMLRLQVRSQALYGPDAGVYDIPCRRSLPLDPGQPQSARGPTPPVYGSREFLMSPGHPGYGPRTSPRSASSTSSLARGPKPRSSAGYPPSERPPAPPSTCTLPRLPTSSTPPYALYGTAKRSSLTTSTQGKDS
- the zdhhc8a gene encoding palmitoyltransferase ZDHHC8B isoform X2 codes for the protein MERTHRIAGSGGGGDSLRASAFIPVCTAACLLVGSTSLFFVFTCPWLAVTFCPAVPPCCAVLFLFVLANFTMATFMDAGVLPMANEDEDKDDEFRAPLYKNVDVRGIQVRMKWCASCHFYRPPRCSHCSVCDRCVEDFDHHCPWVNNCIGRRNYRYFFLFLLSLTGHMVCVFSLGLVFVLHHTDQLWKLHCTVTLVVISISGLFLLPVLGLTGFHLFLVSRGRTTNEQVTGKFHGGPNPFTRGCCNNLEYLVCSPISPRYSARPRKKSVIHIQPPFLRPELDRQLSVKVSDNGKHSRASAGPETQKSPPPLPPKPEHGLLKSHLAVMEEMVLHTKAIIPVSIPTVPQLRPVLEAISRGSSPIPPEQLLKISEAPGDSKGPDLRLNTNGSPSRGALPPSLPPLQAATLSGAMTLSSRSLSLKQGGRHASAKSQANHNAGTAGGSYDNLIATVDPQCRPHRGPPAVGYFMSLGADVGAVQRGPHSYSPVFVGVAQLSPQPREPSPSQHGLSSRDPSPSFPGFIQREPSPAFQGLISRDLSPASLPLKTQSLRDSLRDGTVTAPAMSSRIDGLSKALMASIHERREMEERERMLRLQVRSQALYGPDAGVYDIPCRRSLPLDPGQPQSARGPTPPVYGSREFLMSPGHPGYGPRTSPRSASSTSSLARGPKPRSSAGYPPSERPPAPPSTCTLPRLPTSSTPPYALYGTAKRSSLTTSTQGKDS